The genomic DNA GGGTGGTGGGGGGCAAGGCGGCGGAACCCCGCACGAGCCCGGCGCTTTTGGAGAAGCGCCAGCTGACTTTTCTCTTTGGGGACTACCTCTTGGCGGGGGGGCTTTTGGTGCCCCGGGGGGTGCGGCTTTCCGACCACCTCTCCCAGGCCAAGCCCTTCCAGACCCTCCTGGAGGCCCGCCTGTACATCCTGCGCCCCGATCGGCCCATCGTGGAGCTGGAACAGTTGGAGAGCTTTTCCCTTCGTTACCCTCAACCTCCGCCTGGCGGAGGCCGTGGCCGAGGCCCCGGGGCAGGCGCACGACCCCCGCCTCACCCTATTTGGCTGAGGGCTTCGCGGATCCTTTCCGCTTGCTCCAGGTTTTCCTTAAGCCTGGCCTCCTCCGCCGCCACCACTTCCCGGGGCGCCTTTTCCCGGAAGCCGGGAGCGGAGAGCTTCCTTTGGCTTTTTTCCGCCAGCTCCAGGAGGTCTTTGAGCCGCTTTTCCTGCCGGCGCTTCCACTCCTCCACATCCAGAAGCCCCTCCAAGGGCATTCGGGCCGTGACCTTGGGCAAGGCCTTGACCAAGGCTTTTTCCGGCCTCTCCTCTAGGAGTTCGGCCCGGGCCAGGAAGCGGAACACCCCTAGGTTCTCCCGCAGGGGGGCCGTTTCCCCCTCCAGAAAGACCCGCACCTCCTGCCCCGGGGGAAGCCCGGCCTCGGCCCTTAAGGCCCGCACCGCCGTCACCGCTTGCTTGAGCGCTTCAAAGGCGGCTTCGGCCTTTTCGTCCTCCCTGCCCTGGGCCTCGGGCCAGGCCTCGAGGGCCAGCTCCTCCTTGCCCGTGAGGGCCTGGTAGAGCTCACTGGTGAGGAAGGGCATCATGGGGTGGAGGAGCTTGAGGAGGGTGGCCAAGGCCTCCTGCAGGGTCCGGAGGGTGTGGGCGTTCCCCGCCTTGAGGGCGGGCTTGGCCGCCTCCAGGTACCAGTCGCAGAACTCGCTCCAGACGAGCTCGTAAATCTCCCGCGCCGCCTGGGCTAGGTCCAAGGCCTCGTAAAGGGCGGTGATCTCCCGCACTCCCCGGTCCAGGCGGCTTTGCATCCAGCGGTCCGCCAGGGTGGGGGTGTCCGCCTGGGGCTGGAAGCCCTCCCGGGAGAGGAGGACGAAGCGGGCGGCGTTGTAGAGCTTGTTGGCGAAGTTGCGGGCCATCTCCAGCCAGCGGAGGTCCAGCCGTATGTCCTGCCCCCCCGTGGCCAGGTAGATGAGGGCGAAGCGTAGGGCGTCGGCCCCGTAGCGCTCCACCATCTCCAAGGGGTCGATCACGTTCCCCTTGGACTTGGACATCTTCTGGCCCTTCTCGTCCAGGACCAGGCCGTGGAGGAGCACGGTCTTGAAGGGCCTTTCCCCCATGAAGTGGTAGCCGGAAACCTCCATGCGGGAAACCCAGAGGAAGAGGATGTCGTACCCCGAAACCAGGACGTCCCCAGGGTAGAAGGCCTTGAGGTCTTCTGTCTCCTCTGGCCAGCCCAGGGTGGAAAGGGGCCAAAGCGCGGAGGAGAACCAGGTGTCAAAGACGTCCTCCTCCCGCCTGAGCCGGGGGCTTCCGCAGGCCTCGCAGAGGGTGGGGTCCTCCAGGTAGCGCTCGGGGCGGGGGACGTTTATGGCGTTGCAGTCCTCGCAGTACCAGGCGGGGATCTGGTGGCCCCACCAAAGCTGGCGGGAGATGTTCCAGTCCTTGACGTTCCTGAGCCAGTCCAGGTTGACCTTTTTCCAGCGCTCGGGCACGAAGGCGATATCCCCCCGCTCCAGGCCCCTTATGACCTTTTCCGCCAGGGGCTTCATGGAAAGCCACCACTGGGGGAAGATGGCGTACTCGATGGGGGTGCCGCAGCGGGAGCAGGTGGCGAGGTTTATGGTGTAATCCTCCTCCTTGACCAGGTGCCCCGCCTCCCGGAAAAGTTCCACCGCCTTCTTGCGGGCCTCGAAGCGGTCCAGGCCCCTTAAGGGCTCGGGTACCCTTTCCCCCTCCATCCTCCCTTCCAGGTTGATCACGGACACCGCCTCGAGGCCGTGGCGTTCCCCGATTTCGTAGTCCAAGGGATCGTGGGCGGGGGTGACCTTGAGGGCCCCGGTGCCGAACTCCTTCTCCACGGCGCTATCGGCCAGAATGGGGATCCAGATCTCCGTGAGGGGGATGCGGGCCCGCTTGCCGATGAGGCCTTGGTAGCGCTCGTCCTCGGGGTGGACGGCGATGGCCTGGTCGGCAAAGACCGTTTCCGGGCGCACGGTGGCGATTTCTATGAAGCCGCCCCCCTCCACCTCGTAGCGCAGGGTGTAGAGCTTGCCGGGGGTGGGCTCGGTTTCCACCTCCAGATCGGAGAGGGTGGTCTCGCACCGGGGGCACCAGTTCACGAGCCTCGGGGCGCGGTACGCCAGGCCCTCGTGGAAGTAGCGGGAAAAGGCGTAGCGCACCGCCTTGGAGCGCTTCTCGTCCATGGTGAAGGCCTCCCGGCTCCAGTCGGCGCTGGCCCCGAGGCGCTTGAGTTGCTTGAGGATCGTCCCCCCCGACGCCTCCTTCCACTGCCACACCCGCTTTAAGAACGCTTCCCGGCCCAGGTCGTGCCGGGTCTTGCCTTCCTTGAGGAGCAGGCGCTCCACCACCACCTGGGTGGCGATGCCGGCGTGGTCCGTGCCGGGGAGCCAGACCGCTTCGTAGCCCCGCATGCGCTTGTAGCGGATGAGGGCGTCTTGGAGGGAGTTGTCCAGGGCGTGGCCCATGTGCAAGGAACCCGTGACGTTGGGGGGTGGCATGAAGATGACGAAGGGGGGCTTGCCGCTTTTGGGGTTGGCCACGAAGGGGTTCTTCGCCCACCTTTCCGCCCACTTGGGTTCCACCGCCTGAGGGTCGTAGGCCTTGGGTAGGTCCATGCTATCCATCACTTTACCCGGGCGGGCCAGGGGAAGGCCAGGGCAGGGCTTAGGGAAGGGCGTAGAGGTAGTAGCGCCCGTTTTCCAGGTGGAAGAAGGCCTCCTCGTAGGCCAGGCCCTCAATGGGGGTTTCGGGGGGGATGGGAAGGGAAACCCCTCCCACCCGGATGCCCTCCGGGAGGACCTCCAGGGTTCCTTGGGCCACTTCTTGGCTTTCCGCCTCCGGGTCGTTGAGGGGCGTGTAAAGGAGGCGCACGGGAAGCCCCTTTAGGCTATGGAGCACGTTGCTGGGGTGGCGGAAGGGGGCGCGGTGGAGGAGGCGCTCCTCCACCTCCGCCACCTCCCCCAAGAGGGCGTAGCGGTCCAGGGGCAACAGGGCCTTGCCGCTTTCCAGGAGCACCAGGAACCGGGTGCGGTCTTCCTCCGAGAGGAGGACGGGGGCCTGGTGGCGGCCCACCTTGGGGTCTTGGTCCAAACGTCCCTTGAGGAGCTCTTTGGCGGCCTCCAAGGCCTCTTCCCTCGTGGGGTAGAGGCTATAGGGGTTCACCTTGAAGAGGAGTTGGTACCCCTGGGGCCCTTGGATGAGCCAGGCCACATGGAGCTCAAAGAAGCGGCGTTTTTGCCAGGCGGGGTGCATAGGGAGGAGTATACGCCCTCATTGTGCCTTCACCCCTTGCCCAAAGCTATCGCCGGGTATACTCTAGGCCCGGTATGGCGCTATCCGAAGAGCGGGTCCTGGAGGCCCTGCGCACGGTGATGGACCCCGAGCTGGGGAAGGACCTGGTGTCCTTGGGCATGGTGGGGGAGGTGCGGCTTGAGGGCAAGCGGCTGGAAGTGCTCGTGAACCTCACCACCCCCGCCTGTCCCCTCAAGGGGCAGATCGAGGCGGACATCCGCAAGGCCCTCCTCCCCTTGGGCCTCGAGGAGGTGCGGGTCCGCTTCGGCGGGGGGGTGCGTCCCCCGGAAAAGTACCCTATTCCCGGGGTGAAGCACGTGGTGGCGGTGGCCTCGGGCAAGGGTGGGGTGGGGAAGAGCACCGTGGCCGCTAACCTGGCCCTGGCCCTCAGCCAGGAGGGGGCCCAGGTGGGGCTGTTGGACGCCGACCTCTATGGCCCGAGCCAGGCCAAGATGTTCGGTCTGGAGGGGCAGAAGCTCAAGGTGGACCAAAACCGCCGGATCCTCCCCCTGGAGGCCCACGGCATCAAGGTCCTCTCCATGGCCAACATCGTTCCCCCGGGCCAGGCCATGATCTGGCGGGGGCCCATCCTCCACGGCACCCTGAAGCAGTTCTTGGAGGAGGTGAACTGGGGGGAGCTGGACTATTTGGTGGTGGACCTCCCCCCAGGCACCGGGGACGTGCAGCTTAGCCTGGCCCAGCTCACCCAGGTTTCCGGCGGGGTCATCGTCACCACGCCCCAGGAGGTGGCCGTCATCGACGCCGAGCGGGCGGCGGACATGTTCAAGAAGGTACAGGTGCCCATCCTGGGGGTGGTGGAGAACATGAGCGCCTTCCTCTGCCCCCACTGCGGCAAGCCCACCCCCATCTTCGGGGAGGGGGGCGGAAAGCGGCTCGCCGAGCGGCTCAAGGCCCGCTTCCTGGGGGAGATCCCCCTCACCCTTCCCTTACGGGAAAGCGGGGACCAAGGCACCCCCATCGTGGCCCAGGACCCGGAGGGGCCAGAGGCCCAGGCCTTCCGCCGGGCGGCCCGGGAGCTTGCCGCCGCTTTGAGCGTCCAGGCCTTTATCGCTTTGCCCATGGCCTGATATGGCCCTTCTCCTGGAAGGTACCAAGGAACGGGTTCTGGACCTCCTCAGGGTCAAGCCCCGCACG from Thermus sp. LT1-2-5 includes the following:
- a CDS encoding valine--tRNA ligase, translating into MDLPKAYDPQAVEPKWAERWAKNPFVANPKSGKPPFVIFMPPPNVTGSLHMGHALDNSLQDALIRYKRMRGYEAVWLPGTDHAGIATQVVVERLLLKEGKTRHDLGREAFLKRVWQWKEASGGTILKQLKRLGASADWSREAFTMDEKRSKAVRYAFSRYFHEGLAYRAPRLVNWCPRCETTLSDLEVETEPTPGKLYTLRYEVEGGGFIEIATVRPETVFADQAIAVHPEDERYQGLIGKRARIPLTEIWIPILADSAVEKEFGTGALKVTPAHDPLDYEIGERHGLEAVSVINLEGRMEGERVPEPLRGLDRFEARKKAVELFREAGHLVKEEDYTINLATCSRCGTPIEYAIFPQWWLSMKPLAEKVIRGLERGDIAFVPERWKKVNLDWLRNVKDWNISRQLWWGHQIPAWYCEDCNAINVPRPERYLEDPTLCEACGSPRLRREEDVFDTWFSSALWPLSTLGWPEETEDLKAFYPGDVLVSGYDILFLWVSRMEVSGYHFMGERPFKTVLLHGLVLDEKGQKMSKSKGNVIDPLEMVERYGADALRFALIYLATGGQDIRLDLRWLEMARNFANKLYNAARFVLLSREGFQPQADTPTLADRWMQSRLDRGVREITALYEALDLAQAAREIYELVWSEFCDWYLEAAKPALKAGNAHTLRTLQEALATLLKLLHPMMPFLTSELYQALTGKEELALEAWPEAQGREDEKAEAAFEALKQAVTAVRALRAEAGLPPGQEVRVFLEGETAPLRENLGVFRFLARAELLEERPEKALVKALPKVTARMPLEGLLDVEEWKRRQEKRLKDLLELAEKSQRKLSAPGFREKAPREVVAAEEARLKENLEQAERIREALSQIG
- a CDS encoding Mrp/NBP35 family ATP-binding protein, encoding MALSEERVLEALRTVMDPELGKDLVSLGMVGEVRLEGKRLEVLVNLTTPACPLKGQIEADIRKALLPLGLEEVRVRFGGGVRPPEKYPIPGVKHVVAVASGKGGVGKSTVAANLALALSQEGAQVGLLDADLYGPSQAKMFGLEGQKLKVDQNRRILPLEAHGIKVLSMANIVPPGQAMIWRGPILHGTLKQFLEEVNWGELDYLVVDLPPGTGDVQLSLAQLTQVSGGVIVTTPQEVAVIDAERAADMFKKVQVPILGVVENMSAFLCPHCGKPTPIFGEGGGKRLAERLKARFLGEIPLTLPLRESGDQGTPIVAQDPEGPEAQAFRRAARELAAALSVQAFIALPMA